The genome window GCCGCCCCTCTTGGCAGCAATGAGTGAGCGAGTATATCAGGAGGAACCTTATCGACGTCTCCTTTTTCTGCATCCTCCTAAGTGCACTGCTCTTTCTGGCCTGCCTTTCTCTCGTCCTCACGCCTCTGCTCACTGCTCAGCTCGACCTTCCCTTTCGTGCCTGGGTGATTCTTGCGTTGTGTACATGCCCTGCCCTGCTGTTCCTTGCACTCGGTCGCTGAAGCCACTCAGGTTGTTGGGGCATCAGTTCCTTGTGGAGCTTGGCTTGCTTCTGTTTCTGCTTGGCTTGGTTTCGTCACTCGCTGCCTGCCAGTTGGCAACAAGCCATTTGGTTTGGTTGGTTTCGAGCATCAGCAAAGCGAAATGCATCACAAGCACAGTACATGGTTTGAGCGAGTGAGACTGTGTTTTGCTTCTCAAAGCAAGATTGAAGAAGATTTGAACGAGCAACGCGTTTGTGGGAGAACCTTGGCACAGCAGGAAATGGCGGTCGGTTGCTGGAAGGGAACTGATTGATTTTCTCGCTAATTAACACTCTGGATTCGCGACGAGCTCCAGCAACAACATAACATGGCAGCAAAGCGCTTAGCCTTTTTATGATGTTGTTGTCGGTTTGTTGGAGCTCAAGCTTCTTCTCTCTATTGATTGCTACTAGGGACTGAGACTGAGAGGGTGCTACGGCAATTAGGACACGGCGCCCGTGATTTGGTCGACGGGCGGGCTAGCCAACTCTTGTTTCTTCTAGTCGGTCTCAATTAGAGGAGGCGACGCTGCAGCTGCCACTGATCCCTTCGTCGCCGTCATCGTCCTGGCCGATGGTCCCGGAGGCGTCGGTGACGCACGACGACGTGGACGACGCGCTCTCCACCGCCGCgtgctcttcttcttcttcttgcgcgTCACCAAGGCGGGCGCGGTGGGCTGGCCTGGCCCTCCTGAAAATGCGACAGACCACCCAGTCGGCCGCCGCCGCGCCACCGCCATGGGAGCTCACCTGGATTACAGATTCAtcaccatcaaaacagcatattagCCGCCCGCCTGGTCATGATGCACGAGCTACGGTGAGCGCGAGCTTTACATACATTAGTGGGCGGAGGCGCGTTGGCGGCGCAGCCGTGGAGGTGGAGGCCGGCGGGGAGGAGGCGGTACTCGTGCATGACCCAGTCGgtgcgggcgccgccgccgccacggcGGCGCGGGCAGAAGACGAGCGTCCGCTTGGTGCCGACGGGGCGCTTGCAGCGCGGCGACACGACGACGGTCTCCTTCCCGGACGGCCTCCAGACGCCGGCGCcggccgccctggccgcgccgccTCCCCTgcgccagcaccgcgtcgccgggcGGTGGAAGAAGAAGTGCTCCCCGCTGGCGTCGTCGGCGGCTCCCCCCGCAGCTGCACAGGTTCGAAATCGATACTCTCGTTCAGGTAAAGGACGCGGATGGAGCGGGGGTGGGGGTGGGGATGGGTGGTGTACGTGGTGCGGCGGCGGGGAGGAGGAGGTCCGACGGGTCGAGGCGCGCGAGGTCGGCGTCCGGGATGACGCCCGCCGGGAGCGGGCAGGCCAGCGCCTTGCGGCGGAGGTAGTGCAGCAGCAGCTCCTCGTCGGTGGGGCGGAAGCGGAAGCCGATGGGCAGGCCCGCGACGGGCGCGCCGGGGCCCCGCTGCTGCAGGCGCCACGCGCCGGGCCGGGCCtccatcgccgccgccgccgatcgACGGGATCGGATCAGGATTCGGTTTTGGATTTGTTTGGGTGGCTTGCGCGCGATCTGCCTGGGTGATCGATGTCAGACGGTAGGCGGCATCGGCGACCTGGTTTTTGTGGCCTGGTGGGGGATGGGGGGATTCTCGTCGTCGTGGGGAGGAGCGGAAAACAGGGGGGCGTCGGCTCCGCCGTTTTATAGGTGCAGCGGCGGTGGCGTGAAATGGACTCAACCCCGTCCAAACTCTCATCAACTGCCATGCTCGTGCCCGCCGGCCTATTCATTCAGCTTTTCTCCTCCTCACAAAATAAAAACTTTTT of Zea mays cultivar B73 chromosome 8, Zm-B73-REFERENCE-NAM-5.0, whole genome shotgun sequence contains these proteins:
- the LOC100284907 gene encoding uncharacterized LOC100284907, encoding MEARPGAWRLQQRGPGAPVAGLPIGFRFRPTDEELLLHYLRRKALACPLPAGVIPDADLARLDPSDLLLPAAAPPAGGAADDASGEHFFFHRPATRCWRRGGGAARAAGAGVWRPSGKETVVVSPRCKRPVGTKRTLVFCPRRRGGGGARTDWVMHEYRLLPAGLHLHGCAANAPPPTNVSSHGGGAAAADWVVCRIFRRARPAHRARLGDAQEEEEEHAAVESASSTSSCVTDASGTIGQDDDGDEGISGSCSVASSN